Within the Verrucomicrobiota bacterium genome, the region CCGATCCGGTTACAAAGCTGCTCGCCTTTTGGCTGGCCAGGAAAACTGCGGCACCGACGAGTTCGCTGGCTTCGCCGAAACGGTTCATCGGGGTATGTCCCCAAATCTGGCGGGTGCGATCCGTCGGGGTATTGTCGTCGTTAAAGAGCAACTTGCGATTCTGGTCCGCCGGGAAGAAGCCGGGGGTGATGGTGTTGACGCGCACGCCGAAGGGCGCCCACTCACGGGCGAGGAACCGGGAGAGGCTCAGCACGGCGGTCTTCGACGCGGAATAAGAAACCACACGCGAGAGCGGCAGATGCGCAGAGACGCTGGCAATGTTGATGATGCTGCCCTTCTTGGCCTTCACCATCGCAGGCCCGAATACCTGGCATGGGAAAAACGCCCCAGCCACCAGGTTCAAATCAAAGTTACGGCGCCAGTTCTCGATCGGGATATTCTCAAACGGATTATCCGGCGTCACCGTCACCTTGGGATCGTTACCGCCGGCGGCGTTGAGCAGAATGGTGGGCACTCCGAGAGTCTGGGTGATGGCTTCCCGGGCTTTTTCCAAGCTCTCTTTTTCCATGGCATTGGCCGCAAACGCCTTGG harbors:
- a CDS encoding SDR family oxidoreductase, whose product is MNLFDLNGEVAVAIGAGGVLAGAIAEGFACAGATVAVLDLRLEAAEARAKQINDKGGKAKAFAANAMEKESLEKAREAITQTLGVPTILLNAAGGNDPKVTVTPDNPFENIPIENWRRNFDLNLVAGAFFPCQVFGPAMVKAKKGSIINIASVSAHLPLSRVVSYSASKTAVLSLSRFLAREWAPFGVRVNTITPGFFPADQNRKLLFNDDNTPTDRTRQIWGHTPMNRFGEASELVGAAVFLASQKASSFVTGSDIRVDGGFLCQTI